A region of Paucidesulfovibrio longus DSM 6739 DNA encodes the following proteins:
- a CDS encoding IscA/HesB family protein, with the protein MLNLTEAALSGLKKYFETNDVAPIRVFVAQSCSGASLALGLDEVRDGDKSFDFDGGIKVVMEEELLNDAQPVSIDMGPMGFSVDSSLEFPQGGGCGCSSCGTGSCGDGGCH; encoded by the coding sequence ATGCTGAATTTGACGGAAGCGGCCCTTTCCGGGCTGAAGAAATACTTTGAAACCAATGATGTGGCTCCGATACGCGTTTTCGTGGCCCAGAGCTGCTCCGGCGCTTCCCTGGCCCTTGGCCTGGACGAGGTCCGCGACGGCGACAAGAGCTTTGATTTCGACGGCGGCATCAAGGTCGTCATGGAAGAGGAGCTGCTCAACGACGCCCAGCCCGTGAGCATCGACATGGGCCCCATGGGCTTTTCCGTGGACTCCAGCCTGGAATTCCCCCAGGGCGGCGGCTGCGGCTGCTCCAGCTGCGGCACCGGCTCCTGCGGCGACGGCGGCTGCCACTAG
- the hisS gene encoding histidine--tRNA ligase, with the protein MSNKIQKIKGFADLFPNEAAVFTFMEATAREVFERFGFGELRTPLLEKTELFQKSIGEDTDVVGKEMFTFPDRKGRSLTLRPEATAGVMRAFVEQGGYQPGMVAKYYTFGPMFRYERPQKGRQRQFHQINAEIVGAPEAQSDAELILMLDTFLRALGLEKLSIELNSLGCPACRPLYRQALTDFFNTLPADELCEDCRRRKDTNPLRVLDCKVPGCKALVAAAPSVTDHLCDECAEHFAQVREVLDAAGLTYVLNPRLVRGLDYYQRTTFEITSGDIGAQTAVAGGGRYDGLVKNLGGPDVPATGFACGMERLALLLGDKAPAAPDFYVAVTAPQAANAALLLAQKLRASGLGGEVSYGAGSMKSRLRAANRISAKHCLILGEEEFVNNTVTIKDMVGDKEQVTVAHEECLRLLLESRSASCSEGR; encoded by the coding sequence ATGAGCAACAAGATTCAGAAGATCAAGGGATTCGCGGATCTCTTCCCCAACGAGGCGGCGGTGTTCACCTTCATGGAAGCCACGGCCCGCGAGGTGTTCGAGCGCTTCGGCTTCGGCGAGCTGCGCACGCCCCTGCTGGAGAAGACCGAACTCTTCCAGAAGTCCATCGGCGAGGACACGGACGTGGTCGGCAAGGAGATGTTCACCTTCCCGGACCGCAAGGGACGCTCCCTGACCCTGCGGCCCGAAGCCACGGCCGGGGTCATGCGCGCCTTTGTGGAGCAGGGCGGCTACCAGCCCGGCATGGTCGCCAAGTATTACACCTTCGGCCCCATGTTCCGCTACGAGCGTCCCCAGAAGGGCCGCCAGCGCCAGTTCCACCAGATCAACGCCGAGATCGTGGGCGCGCCCGAAGCCCAGTCCGACGCCGAGCTGATCCTCATGCTCGACACCTTTCTGCGCGCCCTCGGCCTGGAAAAGCTCTCCATCGAGCTGAACTCCCTGGGCTGCCCGGCCTGCCGCCCGCTCTACCGCCAGGCCCTCACGGACTTCTTCAACACCCTGCCCGCGGACGAGCTGTGCGAAGACTGCCGCCGCCGCAAGGACACCAACCCCCTGCGCGTGCTGGACTGCAAGGTGCCGGGCTGCAAGGCCCTGGTCGCGGCCGCGCCCAGCGTCACGGACCACCTCTGCGACGAGTGCGCCGAACATTTCGCCCAGGTCCGCGAAGTCCTGGACGCCGCCGGACTGACCTACGTGCTCAATCCCCGGCTCGTGCGCGGGCTGGACTACTACCAGCGCACCACCTTCGAGATCACCTCCGGGGACATCGGCGCGCAGACCGCCGTGGCCGGAGGCGGCCGCTACGACGGCCTGGTCAAGAACCTGGGCGGCCCGGACGTGCCCGCCACGGGCTTCGCCTGCGGCATGGAGCGGCTGGCCCTGCTGCTCGGCGATAAAGCCCCGGCCGCGCCCGACTTCTACGTGGCCGTGACTGCGCCCCAGGCCGCCAACGCGGCCCTGCTCCTGGCCCAGAAGCTGCGCGCCTCCGGCCTGGGCGGCGAGGTCAGCTACGGCGCGGGCAGCATGAAGAGCCGCCTGCGCGCCGCCAACAGGATCAGCGCCAAGCACTGCCTGATCCTGGGCGAAGAGGAATTCGTTAACAATACCGTGACCATCAAGGACATGGTCGGCGACAAGGAACAGGTCACCGTTGCGCACGAAGAGTGCCTGCGCCTGCTCCTGGAGTCGCGGTCGGCGTCCTGTTCCGAAGGCAGATAA
- a CDS encoding DUF2721 domain-containing protein, with protein sequence MQITVTTPALLFPAISLFMLAFTNRFLSLGSRIRSLHDHFLRSEEESARKQISNLRKRIYMIRQMQGLGVLSMLSCILSMICLVEDWTLAGEVLFGLSLALLMASLWVSFLEIRISVNALDILLEDMEKR encoded by the coding sequence GTGCAGATAACCGTGACCACACCCGCTTTGCTTTTTCCGGCCATTTCCCTGTTCATGCTGGCCTTCACCAACCGCTTTCTCTCCCTGGGCAGCCGCATCCGCTCCCTGCACGACCATTTTCTGCGCAGCGAGGAGGAATCCGCGCGCAAGCAGATCAGCAACCTGCGCAAGCGCATCTACATGATCCGGCAGATGCAGGGCCTGGGCGTGCTCTCCATGCTCAGCTGCATCCTCTCCATGATCTGCCTCGTGGAGGACTGGACCCTGGCCGGGGAGGTGCTCTTCGGCCTCAGCCTCGCGCTGCTCATGGCCTCGCTCTGGGTTTCGTTCCTGGAAATACGCATTTCCGTGAACGCCCTGGACATTCTTCTGGAAGACATGGAAAAGCGCTGA